From Coffea arabica cultivar ET-39 chromosome 2e, Coffea Arabica ET-39 HiFi, whole genome shotgun sequence, the proteins below share one genomic window:
- the LOC140036316 gene encoding uncharacterized protein, which produces MSTQPESSDKAVATTQPEAASPGVQLTELLTKFGEMASEMAAQKKLIDELVNSGVQPEPVPTTQPQSEPFVIPPFQTTFEGAVNPQYAFTQNPHFYPPYGQGFQPQGDPNMHLNPPVFYQTTAEPVIPEHTFQNKPEMGESSAPIDMKLLKRLDRFDEFMRKSQGLNKQGVLDYDELCLFPNVQLPEGFKTPKFSKYDGTGNPKTHLRLFANKLGRPTDDENLPLRLFPESLEGDALDWYSNLKPEEAKTWLDLSNAFVRQYEYNCELAPTRTTLEGTKRQPSEDHKTYAKRWRKVAAKVEPPMTEDEIIRTFIKAHDPPYFEEIFRMTGCSFAAIVNKLEEFDDFVKAGKIVNVSALKSQLDALQSQGSNGKKQQSKRQEGETAFVWNQSPIPRPRPRQYPTYSNPYYSSPQPVYHTTINHPQPRPNYLNTPTTPFHISPHNFQTRPRSPYHPRPTLPANHSYNYQQTTGIRDPARYRTFTNLGRPLDQLYEQLKAAGKIGTIPPKVYTKGVPPGYNPQFFCAYHSGAPGHSTVNCWVLKHKIQDMIQTGDIILKGREEQAPNIIEFFFASLYHVNFGFDEEIEGPMLRLNTWV; this is translated from the exons atgagtactcaaccagaatcatccgataaggccgttgcaactacccagccggaagctgcaagtcctggggttcagttgacagagttactcacaaaatttggggaaatggcgtcagaaatggccgctcagaaaaagttgattgacgagctcgttaatagcggagtgcaacctgagcctgtacccactacacaaccacaatccgaaccatttgtaATTCCTCCATTTCAAACTACGTTTGAGGGAGCTGTAAACCCGCAATATGCTTTTACTCAAAATCCTCATTTCTACCCTCCTTATGgtcaaggatttcagcctcaaggcgacccaaacatgcatttgaacCCACCAGTTTTTTATCAAACCACCGCAGAACCCGTGATACCGGAGCACACTTTCCAAaataagccagaaatgggggaatcttctgctccaATTGATATGAAGTTGCTTAAGCGCTTGGACCgctttgatgagtttatgaggaaaagtcagggtttaaacaagcaaggagtgctggactatgacgaactttgccttttcccaaatgtgcaattgcctgaaggGTTCAAAACCCCGAAATTcagcaagtatgatgggacgggcaatcccaagacacacctccgattgttcgccaacaagttgggtaggccaacagatgatgaaaatctgcctttgaggctattcccagaaagtctcgagggggatgcactcgactggtattccaatctgaaacccgaagaagcgaagacctggcttgacttgtccaacgcttttgtaaggcagtacgagtataattgcgagctggctccaacacgaaccacattggaagggacaaagaggcagccatctgaagatcacaagacttatgctaagaggtggaggaaagtagctgcaaaagtcgagccaccaatgacggaggatgaaatcatacgaactttcattaaggcacatgatccgccgtactttgaagaaatattccgcatgactggatgctcattcgccgcaattgttaataaacttgaggaatttgatgatttcgtgaaggctggaaagattgttaatgtgtctgccctcaaatcgcagttggatgctttgcaaagccaaggtagtaatgggaagaagcaacaatccaaaaggcaagagggggaaactgcttttgtctggaATCAAAGCCCTAttccaagacccagacctcgacaataccctacctactcaaacccttactatTCAAGCCCTCAACCTGTGTACCATACCACTATTAACCACCCGCAACCTCGACCAAATTACCTAAACACGCCTACAACACCATTCCATATTTCTCCACATAACTTTCAAACTAGACCTCGCTCTCCTTATCATCCAAGACCCACCTTACCCGCCAACCATAGTTACAACTATCAACAAACCACTGGCATCCGAGACCCGGCCCgatatagaacttttaccaatttaggtcgGCCCTTGGATCAACTGTATGAGCAGCTCAAGGCCGCGGgcaaaattggtacaatacctCCTAAAGTCTATACTAAAGGAGTTCCCCCTGGTTATAATCCTCAATTTTTTTGTGCCTACCATTCTGGAGCTCCTGGACATTCTACTGTCAATTGTTGGgtacttaaacacaaaatccaagacATGATTCAGACCGGAGACATAATTTTGAAAGGAAGGGAAGAACAAGCACCAAATataa TTGAGTTTTTCTTTGCGTCTCTGTATCatgttaattttggttttgatGAAGAAATAGAGGGTCCAATGTTGAGGTTGAACACTTGGGTTTAA